GTAAAGAAGGTACGACATCGCTGAAGAATAACATTGTAAAATTAGCCACACATGTAGAAAGGAGGTTGACAATGGGCAAGAAAGGATATGAGAGAGTGAAGGAAAGATTTTTGGAACCGCATATGGCACAAAGGATTGCTTTGGTTTTAAGGGAGGTGTTGCAGAAAGCAAAGAGCCGCACCAATTCTTAACTTGTAGGAAGAGACTATTTAAGTTAAATATATTCGCGGCCACCAATTCTTCATTCTCAAGCGAGGATGTAAGTCATTTGTAGCATATGTGGCAGGAGATTAGGTCAACTGGGAAAGTGTAGAGAAGAGAGTTGGGAATTCATCAACGGTATACGTACAGTTTTGTATAATGTAAATTTTCCGTTtacccagaaaaaaaaatttgtaaattcgTTTGGGCATGCAATGTGATGGAATTGGATTTTTATAGgaatgtacagaaaattgacaaagaaaaatagaaatgcTAAAAAGCAACACTAGAGAGCAAACAGGATGAAAACGGGAAAAGCaacaaatgaaaaggaaaaatattgCATTTCCCAAATCCCATTATAGTTATATCTATCTCTCTAGAGTCTCTACTTTAGGTTGCGTCAACTTGTTTAGGCCAGTCCTCTTGATCACTTTGTATTTGACCATCCTTGCAATCTTGTAGAACCAGAAAGCGCTGACCAGCTGCAATCCTAATGCCATGGCCTGAAGAACATGGactattcaatttcaataTGGTTATGGAAGATATaagtgaaaaacaaaaagaaaaaaaaaaaagaaaaaaaaaaaagagggctACGTAAACAAGTACCTTGATGATGAAAGGATTGTTAGCAGATAGAGTCACGTAAGTGAGATAAGGTCCCCCAACCATCCTTGCAACCGTGAATATAGCTGCAAATGAAATCTATACAAGAAGAGAAGGACATCAGATTCAAAATGAGTAAATTTGACCCCTACCATTATATTTGTTCCACAATTTGAAGTCTTGTAACTTCTTACATCGGCTGCTAAGTTGAGGTCGGTGTCCCTGTAACCAAGCTCTTTGAGAAGCTCCCTTAAGTGGAGGAAAGGACTAGACAACTCTGTTATCCACAATGCTGCTACCATCTCTGACCCACACTgcccaaaccaaacccaagAAATCTTTTTTAGAGCTAAACAAGGAAATGTCATCTAGATAGATTGactaatttgttttgtttaccCTTTGGTAGGCAAGGCCTGCTCCAATCCCAACAATGCTGACCAAATGGTGGACGCAGTTGTCAAGATTGAATTTCTTGTCAAAGAGGCAACACACCAGATCATAGATGAGATACGAAAGGCTCACGGCGAGTGCTTTCATCTGCTCACTCGCcattcaaaatgaaaatccaCCATAGAATTAGAATATGTAGTTTAAGAAGAAGACATCAAATAAAAGTTAAGAAAATGCAGAGGAGAAGATGAAAAAAGTAGACCTGCTGAGGAGAAGACGTTGAAGCCTGAGGACAAACTGCGCACTTCCAATCTTCAACGGACAAGGAAGCTAAAGTTACAGCTACAGTTGCATGAATTGTAGAAACAAGGCGGTTGCAGAAGTCAAAGGACCGCTTTGGAAACATCTTTCTTATGAACAGAAAGGCTGTTGTCCATGAAATTACCCCCAACAGTACAAGACTCGCAATATGCTCTTCCATccttgtttgtgttttttgttttttgggtttttcttccAAGTTGTTCAGAAGCCAAAGCAGTGATCTAATTGGTTTCTTTCAAATCAGAGAGGAGAAGGGAAGTAATAAGGAGATTCGAAATGAAAAGACAGGTCATGTATGCTAGCTAGCTGCTGCAGCCTGCAGAAAATGTCAAATGAAAGTGATTCTCAAACGCTTTGAGCatcaattcatttattttggttgaacctcatttattttagtAGTTGGGTTCGGTATACTTATATGGATCGGTGATGGAACGGAAGTAGGTTGCTGATAAAAGTTGTAGCATCATCATCAGCCGCAGACCAAAATAAGtaagaaatttattttggaCCATTTCCTTTTGAACCATGCAAATTTGCTtacactaaaaaaaataagtttttgtCAACCCCTTTGTTTGTAGCCACatcttaaataattaattgttAGTTGATGATTCAATATCATTACATCAATAATGCAATGCATGTGTGTGAGGTGGAGGATGCTTGTGTTTTCAGAAGTGCACAATATATATACCCTACCTTGTGGGGgagtttaatttttcttctttgttcttgctcaaggaaataaggaaaagaatGATGGTCTGGTGGTTAGTCTCTAATCTATATTTTGAGGATTCCTTCGAATAAATGGctcttcctcttttgttcTTATTCTACAAAGGCATCAACTTAATTTGAGCCAAACACATTTGATTATatgatcttcttctctctctttttgggatttttcatttcacctcaaaaacaaaaaataaaaaagtgctCAGAGTCGGGTTAGGTTAGTTGGTCTGGGTAGTGAGTCCGCTGCCTTTAACCTAAGAaattaaatgaatttaaaataattaagactatcgtttgtatttaaaaataaagaaaaacctacACATCCGGATTTGGGTGGGTTGGGCTTCAGGGTTTATAAGTTTGATGGTCCGTCTGTTACTTGTGGGCTCAACTGAACCCGCCAGCCCATTGAAATAACAACTGTGGGCTTCAATAAGCAGGCAGCCCTCAGTGCCAGTGAGTTATAGCCACTGGCAAAGTCGGGCAGATTCCGAGTAGCGTCCTGTAACTGAATCTCCGTTAACTTTCTGCGCTTCAAAGTTCCGATATTTCGTGATGGAGTTGCATCAAATATCGGGTTCCATCGCCTTCAAATTCGGTCGTGCCCCGAGACATGCCGTCATTCGAATGACCGGTACACCGGAGTTCAATTCTCGGAACCGGATGTTTATTGCGGGGATGGGTTTCGTCGGCCAGGTGTTGGCGCAAGACCTCAAGAACCAAGGATGGTAAATCTTAATGCTTTGGATCCTCCGAGTCATAACATTTAATTTCATCTTCAGAAACTCAAGCTTAATTCCTTCCATTGTTAGGGCTGTCTCTGGGACTTGTACGAGCAgtatcaagaagaagaagcttgagGAAGAAAGGGGCTTTGATATCTACCTTTTTGATGCAAACCAGCCAGAGTAAGTAATGCTTCATCTTTAAATAGATATTGggcattttctttttgcttatttTGGGCACCCAATATTGTTGATTGTTCAGTGTGACCAGCACCCTAGAAATTATCAAGGACCATACCCACCTGCTTGTCTCCATCCCTCCAGTTCCTGGTATCGGTGACCCGGTATGATTGATTCTTAAAGAAAACTACTATTGCTCCGTTATTTGAAAAAGCTGACGATTGTCTGAAAANTATTAACGTTGACGCTTGTTTTGTAGATACTGCAGAATGAACTTAGTCTGAGGAGAGCACTTATGGGTGGAAATCTTCAATGGATTTGTTATTTGTCATCAACTAGTATGTATGTCTGATGTCTACTGGTGGTGGCCAAGCTTTCATATCCTTCCTTCACATTATATGTTTTCTCAGAACCTGATATATGCCTGCATCCACACTCTTCCTTTGGTTGAAATTATTGTGtgtcatttcatttttctaatgCTCTTCTATGTTAGTTTTGACCATGGTGGAATTGCTTCTGCTAGGTGTATATGGAGACTCAGGCGGTGCATGGGTGGATGAGGAGTAAGTGAGTGCATCTAAATTTAACGATTTCGATGTGCAACCTGCTtcttcattatattttgaTGTTAATTGTCTCTAAGATACTTTATCTATCATGTGTCAGTTATCCCCCCAACCCCACAAGTGATGTGGGTAGATTAAGGTTAGCTGCTGAGGAGGGATGGTTAAATTTGGGCCAGAGTCTGGGCATCTCAACAAAAGTTTTTCGGCTTGGAGGCATCTATGGTCCTGGTAGAAGGTTGTGATGAATTCTAAAGCATGTTCATAAAATGCTATATTTCTTTTCAATCTTTAATTAATAGGAAACCTTCCCCATTTTCTGGTTGAAATCAATACAATTGCATACATTCTTGTTTGAAACTTTCGTGCATTCGTTTTTGTAAGAATTAGTATCTGCCAGTAGAGAATCAACTATTTGAAACATTTCTTGTAGCAAATCAACTATTTGAAACATCATTTCTTGTAGCAAATCAGTAATAAAAGGTTATTTCAAACTGAgaatcaaaaaaattcagtttccAATTCAATAAAAGTGCATACTATTTGAAACATCATTTTGAACTATCTGCTCTATAGAGAATATTTTCGCTTCTTTCTCATGCAAAAAGTTTGGTTAGTTATAAACTATTTTCCACTATACTACAGTGCTGTTGATACAATAATCAAGCGGAGAGCTTTATCGGAAAGTCAGAGAATGAGAGGATATAGGCGGTTCACATCAAGAGTTAATGTTCAGGACATTTGTCAAGCCATGAAGGCCAGTATATGCACATCTTCCTCCAGGTAGGTCTCGACTTTCagttttgtaaattatttatCCTAGATGTGAAATATAGTGAGGTACACCTAAGTGATAGACTTTGACATCTAAAACTGAGAACTGAGGAAAAAACCCCATAATCTTCAGAgctctctcttgtttttttgctttctttcttattcATCGGCTTGTTTTTTCAATgtcttgtttttaatttttcaggcGAGTTTATAATATTGTTGATGATGAGCCAGCCCAAAGGGAAGAAGTATTTGAGTATGCAAGGGACTTGGTTGAGAAAAAGTGGCCTGGCTGGATCAAACATTCTTCTGAGGAAAAAGAGTCTTTGGTTATTGTTAAGAAGGAGGGTTTATCGGGTGAGAAGAGAGTCTCCAATGCTCGTATGAAGAAAGAGCTAGGTGTGAGGCTTCTTCATCCAAGTTATAGGTCAGGATTGCAAAGCATTATTGACCAAATGGATAAACCCTTTTTAGCAGAGTAATAATGGAAACATCTAGCTTGGGCTCCCACAAGTCAAGTCAAGTAATGTGAGATTAATTATGAAGGCCTGTTGTGCTCTTGGAGGCATGCATGCTGATATCCCCTTCATCTGTGATGCTGCGGATAATCAAATTCCCTATGattaagagaaagaaagaagagtttgtttgccttcccatcccatcccatgtaatctgtttggatttttgttgtattttggTGAAACTCGTTAGCGGAAAATAGTTATCTTCGAAAATAGGCTTGTGTAAATGTTTTAATTGGGATCAGTTgggtttgtgttgtgttgtagTTGGTTTTTCCAAGTTAGTTGTGAATGGGTGTCATGGCAGAGATCAGATTCATACCTAAGCCATTATCTCTGGTGAGGCCTGGCCTTTGTGGCCTTTGCTATTGGATGCTAAAGTGTCTGTCTAATGTGTCGTCCTCGTCCCCAACAAggaacaaataataatatcgTGCACGAGACTTGGAAAAACCATTATTAATATGAATGATGTGGGATGATGTTCCAACCTAAACAATGTTTCTAGCAAAGGGATAGGGAAGAAGGAAAGCACCATCTACAAGTGGAGGAGACGTCCATGACTACTTGAATGATGTAAACATAACCTACTTAAATAGTATAACATAAGATGCTTGCTTTCTCTTTTAGACTTTTATTTTCATCCAACTTGGTTAGGTGGGCATGTCATTTTTAGTCTCACAtcactctctcttcttcttgtgttGCCTTTCATGCTGCAATCCATTTCAAAGGCATATCATATATAAACTCACAACTAACCAATCTAATCAAGTGTTTGGTAATCTTACGTCCATTGAGGTGGTCCCACGTCTTTGTCATTAGCATAATTTATTGGCCTAAAAGGTTCAGTGAAAAAGTAACTTTtacatcttttaattttaactgaGGCATTCTAATAGTTCAATCGCTCTGCACATTATCAAAAGAATCTGATTATGAATGTTTGAAATGGATTATGGCCGCTATTGCCACGGGTCTTAGCATGCATGATTaatttttgagatatttattCGTATATTTATTCTTAGAGCTAATGATATAGATAAAtcctacaccatttaattttttataaacaaacccaaaatataaCAGCTGACTCTATtgaattttattctaattattaaattactttgatgccctatagagtgttttagatttttttatgaggttttggggttgggcttcttttaagaaattgatgacaattttgtaatttataagaagttaaaagcctctttgttatgttgtaaatgaactTTGGGTGTATATCTAaaatccatttcatatatgttttttaaaataatttgagtCTTTATATTAGGTCTAATAGTAAATctcctttaatttttcaattaacaaaatatttactCATCTCGTGACATGAATAATACGTTATTTTAAATACCCCACAAAAGTTTCCTAAAGGAAATTTATGTAACTCCAATGGCGTGCCTTCCTTCCCCATCCAATTCTTCAGGATATAAGTTGCGTCCTCACTTCCTTcctcagttctctctctctctctctctctctctctctctctctatacagtctccttctattgagggacgccctttagggtaccTTACAATTCTTTTCCCaataatccaaaccatctattttttaggtattcattcatagatcatccttacaaaaaattagacaaatcggaaaccgtttagacatccaattgtgtcttacaaaatcaatgaacacgatGCTTTAAGAAAATacttaaatttcaataactcaattgagtggtcacatgatatcggattcaagtgattttttgtaaagatgatctttgaatgagtatctacaaaatagacggtttggattagtgaaatacaatccggagtggggcctacaaggggtgtccctcaaataagcttatttgagggatccctcaatggaagttctgtgtgtatatatatatatatatgtatatagaaggatccctcaaataattttatttgagggacgctttttagggtaccctaaaaTTCTTTTCCCAATAATCTAAACTATCTATTTTtgaggtcttcattcatatatcatctttacaaaaaagTAGACAAAACAGAAACAATTCGACAttcaattgtgtcttacaaaattaatgaacacgGTACTTcaaaaaagtactaaaatttcaataactcaattgagtggtcaaatgatatcggattcaagtgattttttgtagagatgatctttgaatgagtatttacaaaataaacggtttggattagtgcaATACAATTCGGAATGGGGCCTACAAGggatgtccctcaaataaacttattataaacttatttgagggatccctcaatgaaaaaaaaaaaatatatatatatatatatatatatatgaaaactCTAGCACCACCacacaatttaattaaactgAGAATTAATAGTCTGCATTATTGTaattaacttttctttttaaaaaaaaaaaattttaaaaaattttaaaaagggaaCAACAACCCCAAAGCCTTTCTTGCAAGTGTAAGATCATCATCACTAGTTCACCGCAACCTTTGCTGGAAACATAAAGCCATTATTATATCCTAAAAATTAGTAGCTCCCCACTACACCAAAAGTCTAAGATGGAGAAAATGACAACATTTTCTCAACTCACTGCCTGGCTTTTAACTAATAGCTCAGAAGATGCTTTCTTTCATCATCTCCTTATAATTCATTGTTTAATCTCAATTACAAACTTTTACAGCATATATTAGTAGAAAGGCGTGACAAATGATTTCATCATCCTCAGCTTCCTCTTTTAGATATTCAAGTACCATTATTACAAAGATACTGCCTACCTAATTAACCCACCTCCCCCCATTCTTTTTCatggggtttttttaattttatattattggTTACCCTGTTTTTACATAACATGATACATCCATTCTTTTTTAAActaatgtttttatttcttgacATATGCCTACCAAATTGCAGCCTTTATAACTTAAATTTAGGTTATCTTTGGTTAAATTGAAACGAGGAAACCCCTGTTAATGAGGGTTGGTTTAGTTGGTAAGGTCCTTGTCAGTGTTCGAGTCTCGTTGCCAGCAATCCTTGTTGATGCGCGATATGTACTTTCCTACATAAATTCATAATGGTGGTAACTGGCAGTTGGGTGTCACGCATATGCCCTTTTGGCTCGAAGTTGTGGGTCTACCCTGAAGCTCAGAGGCGGAGCTAGGATTTTATATTTGAGGGGGCCAAAATGTTAAACACAAAAAGTTTAgttgtgtatatttttttgCCTATTGAGTAAACTATTGCTTACAAAAGCACTAAATTGAAATGAGtggttttctttcataaatgtagTATGATTTTACtattatattcatattaaaatacaattttgacAAGTATTGATTTGTGGTGAGGGGGCCATAGGCTTAAGTATAGcaatttttctttgcatttgtTACCACATCCAATATATACATTCAAAAGGGTTAAATAAATTGGAGGGGCCAAGGCCATCCCAGGCCTTAGTACAGCTCCGCCCCTGCTGAAGCTAATGGTGAAAGTAGCCAATCTCCCCCTAAACTTttgttcataaaaaaaaaaaagagaaaacccttCCCTCATGTTGTCTTTACTTCTCTTGTTATTTACTTGTATAATTCACGAAAGGACCAAGTTGTTGTAGGCATCATCCCATTCCCATATGATGTTTATACACGCTTTTTTTGGATATTGCTTGCTTCCTTCTTTGTAAGGAGATACTATTTTTTACAAATCACAATTTGACacatatgtaaaaataatttgtcaaaaactcaaaagcTCCTACTTACATAGTAACAAAGGGAATATTTTCCGCGCTTTCCCTTTTTTCTGTAAAagtttattcttcttcttgtttttggtgggggtTGATTTTTCATGAGTAagtttgaaataaattttagaaaaaaaaaaaaaaaaaggggaataTTCCATGTCAACCCATGTTAATGGAGCAATAGAGTCAACCAAGTAGATCATAACTTCTACTTGATCATCTCTAATTAATATCAGAAACAAAGCTGTGCggggaatttttatttttttaattattttttttaagagaagaaaataaaatcaacGACTTCCCCATTCCCAACGAGGTTCTTCAAAGCCTGAcgtgattttgagtttttgacagCACACCATGACCATGAgcttcatttcatttttccaCGGATATACGCACAGATATACCATTCCCATTcctcctcttttcttcttcttcgtcttttcttttcttttttcttacaACAGTAACTTGCTAttaaaactttaatttgaaaaaaacaagaattaagcttaaaaaaaagtagatcATTGAGAGTAAGACATTAACATaattgaaataaacaaaatcttaagaatcaatcaatcaaagcTTTGGTTGAGGTTGTAGGTGCATCATGAGATCACCTATCCGAGGGGGATATGACTGCCTAACCCACAtggtaattaaattaatcactcttttttttttcttttttcttttttcttcggGTATTGGATGGTTGCAATATTCACATGCAAATGCAATGGTGGAGATGTTTTATTATcacaatacatatatacaatgaactaataaGGCAAAATCATTTGGCGCAACAACCTAAAAATATGGAAAAGAAGAGATATAGACGGAAGAAGGAGCATCTAAATAATATTATCTCTGTCTCCTGCATGGAACATTATTTAACATATCACCATCATCAAAAACAGAGCAGTAAATATATCAAACTCATACATGTTTTCTGATTACAGTCACACAACCCTCGacctaataataaaataatcccAACCGGCCAAAAGGAAaccctttatttttatacacaCGATACAATCTCCTCCCCCGCAGGGTATTTTAATGTCCGGCGAATTTGATGGTTTTGAAAACTCATTAATATATACGTAAGGTACCAATGAATGGGggcaaacaaattaataactTGACTTAGCAATTTCATTTAACCTGAAGCAAGCACAAGCATCTCTTTCTTGTTGCGTTGAGGAAGAGAACATGGGCAGGCAGGGACCAGAAGGTCTGGAATTTTTGTTCCCtttccttgatttttttttcttaggaTTTCAAGAGAAAAGAAGCCTTTGGAgttttatttacataatttgATTAGTTTAgctttaatatgaaaaaacaaaacctcaTCAATTTTACTAATATAggacttttatatatatatatatatataaagacgATAGATAGCATTTATAATTCAGGCACAAAAATCGTCAACCACAAAAgacaatacaaatacatataatCACACATATTTATTACAAATACGGAATTGCATTAACTATAggacatttttttttggatcaaTAGTATAGGGGAACTAATAAATTATGGAACATCGATTTCATATGTTTTTAATGCATTGTCTTGTCAAAGAGAACCTTTGGTTATCTATAGCATTGACTTCGCAACTTTCCCAACTTGAACTTGATTATCACACCGTTTAAAAATGCTTCACAATCAAactattatataaatatcaacTAAAATaagattggtaattggagaAACCAATAGCTTgtattaagaagaaaaaaagagttggTAATAACTAATAGCATCTATAATGGGCTCTCTAAATCACATTCTTAGATAAATTATAGAGAggaattagaaaaatacaactccaaccatgctccctatccaCCTTCTAAAATAAGAAGAcctttaggagctcctaaatatgaggagagagaaaaaaactcATAGTGGCTCTCTATAATATAATACtgatttatttaatgagtattttaaaactttaattaatgctaactattttttatattattttttaatagagatagACCAATTGAAAAAAAGTTATAGTAATTTTGACTTCCTAAACTAGAGAACATAattgaagtttaaattttataaaaaacttttaaaataacttttatatatttttaactgaaaaatagagagcataTCTAAAGCATCCAAAACCTTTGGCTTGGCTGTGATATTTTCCATTTAGATAGGGTCAAACCTTAAAAGAGTGGTCATAGAAACATTTAGTCGATAATTAAGTCAAAAGTACAAGttctaaaacaaaataatgaaaaagcagaagaaaaaaagaagaaaaaagaagaagaggaggagaaaaAAACTACGCAAAGCAAACACAAGACAAGTGGCAAAGTGATGAAAATGAACTACATAGATagaaaatatacatatatgagCCCTTTCACACTGTACTCAATACAAATCATGTGGGTCCCACTCAATTGGCACCTTTAGTGATCATATTTCTTCACCTTCAACCTAAACCTAATACACCTGATAAAACTAATAACATATTATATCTGATCATCACAAACTGACagagacaaaaataaaaaaagaacacCCTGTTCTTTTCCTCTCTTCCACTCATTGAAAGACCATGACACAAACACCACCAATCCAAGAACATGACAACAAGGAACACCCCAATCAGAGactttgatgatgatgatgattgaATTGTTTAATTGATTCATTAGTATTGATGGAGCATGTCTGCAGTGGCCATGATGGGTTGGTTCACATAAAGCAAATTCCATGGGTTGATGAAACTGTTGTGATCAGCAGAAGCAGAGgcctgatgatgatgaagaagggtGTTGTTGGGTTCATGGGTTTCAAAGACCCCATTGCTGCTGTTGATGTAGTTGAGGATCTCAGTCAGAGACTCCAGTCTTTGGCTGAGCTCTTCCATCTGAGCCTTCAAGACTGAATTTTCAGCCTCAACATTCATCAAGTGCTGGGTCGTGATGTTTGTGCTGGTCAAGATTTGGTTGTTTTCCTTCCTCAGCTGCGTCACTTGGCCCATCAGATCATCCAAGTGCTGCTGCTTTCGCATCCGGGACCGCCTCGCCGATTCGCGGTTTGATTgcattcttttcctttttctctgaTCCATCAGATGCTGCAAGTCCCCTTCAGAACCGGAGTTCTGAAGCTGAGTGGAACCAGAGGAATTCCC
The window above is part of the Prunus dulcis chromosome 1, ALMONDv2, whole genome shotgun sequence genome. Proteins encoded here:
- the LOC117615824 gene encoding bZIP transcription factor 11-like; amino-acid sequence: MASSSGNSSGSTQLQNSGSEGDLQHLMDQRKRKRMQSNRESARRSRMRKQQHLDDLMGQVTQLRKENNQILTSTNITTQHLMNVEAENSVLKAQMEELSQRLESLTEILNYINSSNGVFETHEPNNTLLHHHQASASADHNSFINPWNLLYVNQPIMATADMLHQY
- the LOC117614988 gene encoding TLC domain-containing protein 5-like is translated as MEEHIASLVLLGVISWTTAFLFIRKMFPKRSFDFCNRLVSTIHATVAVTLASLSVEDWKCAVCPQASTSSPQQMKALAVSLSYLIYDLVCCLFDKKFNLDNCVHHLVSIVGIGAGLAYQRCGSEMVAALWITELSSPFLHLRELLKELGYRDTDLNLAADISFAAIFTVARMVGGPYLTYVTLSANNPFIIKAMALGLQLVSAFWFYKIARMVKYKVIKRTGLNKLTQPKVETLER
- the LOC117612469 gene encoding uncharacterized protein LOC117612469, producing the protein MELHQISGSIAFKFGRAPRHAVIRMTGTPEFNSRNRMFIAGMGFVGQVLAQDLKNQGWAVSGTCTSSIKKKKLEEERGFDIYLFDANQPDVTSTLEIIKDHTHLLVSIPPVPGIGDPILQNELSLRRALMGGNLQWICYLSSTSVYGDSGGAWVDEDYPPNPTSDVGRLRLAAEEGWLNLGQSLGISTKVFRLGGIYGPGRSAVDTIIKRRALSESQRMRGYRRFTSRVNVQDICQAMKASICTSSSRRVYNIVDDEPAQREEVFEYARDLVEKKWPGWIKHSSEEKESLVIVKKEGLSGEKRVSNARMKKELGVRLLHPSYRSGLQSIIDQMDKPFLAE